The nucleotide sequence CAATTTGATAATCCCAAAGTTAAAGATTTAAAAATTAGCTATAGAATCCGCTTAATCCGAATATTAGTTCGGGCGCTACGAATGATGACGGCTCAAACTCAAATGAAAAATAGCAATAAAATTTTACTCTGGCTGGCTCAAATTGTTTTACTTCCCTTATTCCTTCTGATTGAACTTCTATTAACCTTCGCGTTAATGTCTACTGAAATTGTTGAACTTTTATTAGAAAAAATCCATCATCAATAGAGAACACCGCCGAGGAGGGTTTGGTGAGTATTCAAGGTTGACAGAAAACCCGCCCCGACAACTTTAATACCCCTTGATGATCCCTCTAATTCTTAGTGTCTTAGTCTCTTGGTGTTTCCCCCAATAATTATCGCTCTAATTTATTCGGAATTCCTTCACAACCTCCAGGGATAGTTTTTCGAGATTGAGAACCACACCATGCACAACAATAATAGCGATTTTCTTCAGATAAATTATCGACCCCAGTAAAGTCAGCATTTTCAACAACAGCCCCCGTATGTTCTCCCGTAGTAAAATCAGGAATTAATGTGCGACTGCGGGGAGATGCTGTTTCTGGGGAACCATAAAACAGTCTTATAGCACGCAAATTTGTATAAGATAAATTGGCTTCATAGAGAATAGATCTCGCTAAATTAGCCCGAACTAAATCACATCCCCTTAAATTAGCTTTAACTAAATTCGCATCACTTAAATCTGTGCGTCGGAGGTCAGTTTGAGATAAATCTGCACCCGCTAACATCGCCCCTAAATCAATCACTCGCACCCCATGAGCGCGATCTTCTGCATAATTACCATTTCCATCTAACATCGGACGTCCGAGATGGCGATCGCGTTGTAACGGAGTAATTAATTTAGCTTGGGATAAAAACCGCAGAATTTTAGCTTTTCCTTCAGAATCCACACTTTTAACAATCGCAGAGGTTCGTCCTTCAGCAATTACCCGTTCTTGGGGCCAATCTTCTAATAATCCTTGTTCTCCTAATGCTAAATCCGAAACCCCTTGGAAATAAGCATCAATGGTTTGTTGTTGGGTAATTCGGTTTTGTTGCATCGTTAAATCTCTGGAAATAATATACTGTCTCCAAGCCACATAAACGGCGAGAATAGCAATTAAAATTTGACCTAATGCTCCTCCTAAATCCCCCAAAGCGCCAATCGCATCCCAATTAATTGTAATATTACTGATTTCATTTTCTGTGTTAGCATTACTAAAAATGACTAACCCAATTAAAGAGCCTAAAATCCCAAAACAAGCAATAATTAAACTCCGCCAACTTGCCGGAATTAAGGTTGTCCAAACTTTGCCCCAACCTGACCAGATTAAGCGTAGGGAGACTACCAATGTCGCTAAGGCGCTGGCATATCCTAGGGTAATATTATCGACTCCTAACGCTAAAATCATCAATGCCATCGCCGATAGCACCACAATTGAACCCGATAGATAATTGGGATCATCCTCTAGGGTTAGATCTGGGTTTTCGATCTCCCAAGATTCCCCAGCGTTCAGTTGTATCTCCTCCATTGGGGGTTGGGGCTGAGGAGGTTCGGAAGGCTGAAGTACCCCACCATTCAGGTTTTCAGGGTTCTCCTGAACGCCTTGGGGATGAGATGAGGATGAATTTGGCTCCATTGTCATCGGTTAACCTCATTAATAGCAGGGAATAGGGAACAGTTTAACAGTTCACCATCTAGGTTTGCTGCGTCAGTCTATGTGACTGTTATATATTGATGGTGACAGATTATTTTCAGTTAAATTATCCTGATTTTAACTAAATCCGTCTTAAAATTGGATCAGGCTTCAGGGGTGTGAGGTTTTCGGATAGTAATATTTTCAGAAAGAGCCTGTGCATTGTGAAATTTTGAATAGATTGATTAATTATAGATCCAAATTGGGGAAAAAGGAACAAAAATTATTGTTGATAATAATCGTAAGGTAGAACCAAAAAAATGAATTTACCAGAATTTATTGATGGGCATTTTGACCAAAAAAATAGATATTTAGAGGAGCAATCACAATTCATGTCAAAACAACTGAAATTATTTTTTAAACTTTTGAATGCTCGTCTTTCTCGATCAATTGCAATCTGGGTATTTTCCAGCTTAATTTTTGTGGAAATTATGATTTTAATTCCTTCAGTTTATCAACGTCAAAATCAACTTTTACAACAATTACCTACAATATCTTCTAGTAAAATTGCCTGGATGATTGAAACTTATCCTTATAATTCTGATGCTGAACTTTTACAACAATTAAGTCATTTACATCATTTGAATCCTGAAATTTTAGGAGGAACCGTTTATAGCCAAACCGGAAAGTTAATTGGTCAATTTGGTGAGGCTCCCGCTATAAGTTTTTCACAAGCAATACAAGGAAAAACCTTATATTTGCGTCAAAATCAGGGCGATCGCTATGATGTAGCTTGTAATACGGTTTTGATCAAAAATAAATATCTGGTGATTATTCGCCATGATGCTTCTAGTATTTATGCTGATATTTATGCTTATATTTTAAGAATTGCTGGCTTGGTTTTAATTATTTCTATTTTTGTTACCTCAACGACTTTATTTATTTTAGGAAAAACCGTTATTCTTCCGATTCTAAAACTGCGATTAGATTTAATTGAAGCGGGAAAAGCTATTATTAATAACCAGCCTACCCCAAAATTTTATTCCCAATTAATTAAAAGAAATGATGAACTAGGTGATGTAATTGACACCTTTAAAACCCTGTTTGATCAAATTTATCAAGCCACTCTGGAACGAAATCGGGCTGAAGCAGATCTGCGGTTAGAAAAAGATAAATCAGAGCAATTATTACTCAATATTTTACCCTTTGCGATCGCTGAAAAGCTAAAACAAGATCAAGGTTGTATTGCAGAGCGGTTTGAAGAAACAACGATTTTATTTGCCGACCTAACGGATTTCACCGGACTCGCTTCTCGCTGTTCTCCCACACAAATCGTAACTTTTTTGAACGAAATTTTTTCAGAATTTGATCGGCTTGCAGATAAATACCAATTAGAGAAAATTAAAACCATTGGTGATGCTTATATGGTCGTTGGGGGTATTCCAATACCCAGACCTGATCATGCAGAAGCGATCGCAGATATGGCATTAGAAATGCAACAGATTATTCAACAATTTCGTCAACAGGATAATCAATTATTAAACCTTAGAATGGGGATGAATACAGGGCCAGTTGTTGCCGGAGTGATCGGATTAAAAAAATTCAGTTATGATTTATGGGGAGATGCAGTTAATATTGCTTCTCGGATGGAATCTCACGGTTTATCAGGACAAATTCAAGTCAGTCAAACCACCTATCAAAAACTCAAAGAGAACTATTTATTTGAAGAACGCGGTATGATTTTAATCAAAGGTAAAGGCGAAATGCGAACCTATTGGTTAACAGGGAAAGCAGGGGAGGAGAAAAAATAATTAACTTGCGTCTTCTTCAACCGTCAACCGCCAACCGTCAACCGTCAACCGTCAACAATTCATGACCTTTATTTCAGTTACCTACGGACTATTTTTATTAATTTTATGGGGATTATATTGGATTATTCCTTGGAAATCCTGGCGACTTTTTATTTTATTAACCGCAAGTCTAATTTTCTATTCTACATTACAAATTCAATACATCCCCTTACTCTTACTCTGGACAGTCTTTAACTTTGGTTTAGCCTTAACAATTGTAGAACCGCAAGAATGGGAAATCCCTCATATTTCTTGGAATCGTCGGCGCTCTTTTTTATTAACATTAGGAATTGTCATTAATGTTTTAATTTTAGTAGGGTTTAAATATTTACCCTTTATTTTTAATATCCTCGGAACAGCCGGGAATATTCCCCTGATTATTAATACCGGAAGTTGGATTGATCAATATGTCATGGCTCCTTTAGGGTTAAGTTTTTTCTGCTTTGAATTAATCGCCTATTTAGTCGATGTTTATCGAGGCGCACCCCCAGCAACTTCTTTACTCGAATTTACCGCTTATAAATTATTTTTTGCTAAATTAATTTCCGGGCCAATCACTCGTTATCATCATCTCAATAATCAGTTTAAAACCCTAAAATTCCCTGTTCCCGAACAAATTGCAGATGGATTATGGTTACTGGCTAGAGGTGCTATGAAAAAGGGACTTTTAGCCGATAATATTGGGATTTTAGTTGATCTCAGTTTCACTAATTTACAACGCGCCGGAAGTGGGGATTTATGGTTAGCAATCGTTGCCTATGGATTACAATTATACCTTGATTTTAGCGGTTATGTCGATTTAGCCAGAGGAACAGCATTACTCTTAGGATTGAGTTTACCGATTAACTTTGATGCTCCCTATTTTACCACCAGTATTGCCGATTTTTGGCGACGTTGGCATATTACATTAGGGGATTGGTTGCGGAATTATTTATATTTTCCATTAGGCGGTTCTAGGGTAGGATTATTTCGCACTTGTCTGAATTTAATCATTGTAATGTTAATCGCTGGAATTTGGCATGGCGCCGCCTGGGGGTTTGTAGTTTGGGGAGGATTACATGGGTTAGCATTAGTGATTCATCGCCTCACAGAATCAATATTTACAAAATTATCAATTACCTGGATTTGGAAAACTTTACCCGGCGTTTTAATCGCTTGGTTAATCACTCAATTAATGGTATTTACCGCTTGGATTTTCTTTAGAATTCCCAATTTACAAGATTCTTGGTGGGTGATTAATCATTTATGGGGTCATCCGGCTGATGTACAATTTGCTCATAAAGTTTATGTTGAATCCTTGGGTTTAGAACGACACAATCTTGTTATTTTATTATCCTCTATTTTTGGATTAATGACTTTAACAACATTCCTAAATCGAGGATTAAAATTAGAGTTAAATTGGACTGTAAAACTGGCTTTAGTTCCCCTGAGTTTCTTCACCGTTTGGCTATTAGCACCTGAAGGCGGTTTACCTTATATTTATTTTGATTTTTAATTGT is from Planktothrix serta PCC 8927 and encodes:
- a CDS encoding pentapeptide repeat-containing protein codes for the protein MEPNSSSSHPQGVQENPENLNGGVLQPSEPPQPQPPMEEIQLNAGESWEIENPDLTLEDDPNYLSGSIVVLSAMALMILALGVDNITLGYASALATLVVSLRLIWSGWGKVWTTLIPASWRSLIIACFGILGSLIGLVIFSNANTENEISNITINWDAIGALGDLGGALGQILIAILAVYVAWRQYIISRDLTMQQNRITQQQTIDAYFQGVSDLALGEQGLLEDWPQERVIAEGRTSAIVKSVDSEGKAKILRFLSQAKLITPLQRDRHLGRPMLDGNGNYAEDRAHGVRVIDLGAMLAGADLSQTDLRRTDLSDANLVKANLRGCDLVRANLARSILYEANLSYTNLRAIRLFYGSPETASPRSRTLIPDFTTGEHTGAVVENADFTGVDNLSEENRYYCCAWCGSQSRKTIPGGCEGIPNKLER
- a CDS encoding adenylate/guanylate cyclase domain-containing protein produces the protein MNLPEFIDGHFDQKNRYLEEQSQFMSKQLKLFFKLLNARLSRSIAIWVFSSLIFVEIMILIPSVYQRQNQLLQQLPTISSSKIAWMIETYPYNSDAELLQQLSHLHHLNPEILGGTVYSQTGKLIGQFGEAPAISFSQAIQGKTLYLRQNQGDRYDVACNTVLIKNKYLVIIRHDASSIYADIYAYILRIAGLVLIISIFVTSTTLFILGKTVILPILKLRLDLIEAGKAIINNQPTPKFYSQLIKRNDELGDVIDTFKTLFDQIYQATLERNRAEADLRLEKDKSEQLLLNILPFAIAEKLKQDQGCIAERFEETTILFADLTDFTGLASRCSPTQIVTFLNEIFSEFDRLADKYQLEKIKTIGDAYMVVGGIPIPRPDHAEAIADMALEMQQIIQQFRQQDNQLLNLRMGMNTGPVVAGVIGLKKFSYDLWGDAVNIASRMESHGLSGQIQVSQTTYQKLKENYLFEERGMILIKGKGEMRTYWLTGKAGEEKK
- a CDS encoding MBOAT family O-acyltransferase, translating into MTFISVTYGLFLLILWGLYWIIPWKSWRLFILLTASLIFYSTLQIQYIPLLLLWTVFNFGLALTIVEPQEWEIPHISWNRRRSFLLTLGIVINVLILVGFKYLPFIFNILGTAGNIPLIINTGSWIDQYVMAPLGLSFFCFELIAYLVDVYRGAPPATSLLEFTAYKLFFAKLISGPITRYHHLNNQFKTLKFPVPEQIADGLWLLARGAMKKGLLADNIGILVDLSFTNLQRAGSGDLWLAIVAYGLQLYLDFSGYVDLARGTALLLGLSLPINFDAPYFTTSIADFWRRWHITLGDWLRNYLYFPLGGSRVGLFRTCLNLIIVMLIAGIWHGAAWGFVVWGGLHGLALVIHRLTESIFTKLSITWIWKTLPGVLIAWLITQLMVFTAWIFFRIPNLQDSWWVINHLWGHPADVQFAHKVYVESLGLERHNLVILLSSIFGLMTLTTFLNRGLKLELNWTVKLALVPLSFFTVWLLAPEGGLPYIYFDF